One Ricinus communis isolate WT05 ecotype wild-type chromosome 7, ASM1957865v1, whole genome shotgun sequence genomic region harbors:
- the LOC8265587 gene encoding GDSL esterase/lipase At2g42990 → MAQLHVDLFFFITLAVLSLFAAETEAKVPAVIVFGDSSVDAGNNNVISTVLKSNFRPYGRDFEGGRPTGRFCNGRIPPDFISQAFGLKPSIPAYLDPMFSISDFATGVCFASAGTGYDNATSKVLNVIPLWKELEYYKDYQNKLRAYIGNDRASEIISEALYLMSLGTNDFLENYYTFPTRRSQFTVKQYEDFLVRLAGNFISELYSLGARKISLTGVPPMGCLPLERTTNFLGHNDCLEEYNNVALEFNGKLEGIAAQLNKGLPGLKLVFTKNVYDIFYDIIRRPSLYGFEVTGVACCATGTFEMSYLCNEHSFTCPDANRYVFWDAFHPTEKTNQIISDQVIPTLLSHFH, encoded by the exons ATGGCACAACTGCATGTtgatcttttcttctttataacACTAGCTGTTCTTTCGTTATTTGCTGCTGAAACTGAAGCCAAAGTCCCAGCGGTCATTGTATTTGGAGATTCATCAGTTGATGCTGGAAACAACAACGTGATTTCCACTGTTCTCAAGAGCAATTTCCGGCCTTATGGCCGTGATTTCGAAGGCGGTCGCCCCACAGGGCGCTTCTGCAATGGCCGTATTCCTCCTGACTTCATCTCTCAGGCTTTTGGGCTCAAGCCATCGATACCAGCTTACTTAGATCCTATGTTCAGTATATCAGATTTTGCTACTGGTGTTTGCTTTGCCTCTGCTGGAACTGGCTATGATAATGCTACTTCTAAAGTTTTA AACGTGATACCTCTGTGGAAGGAATTAGAGTACTACAAAGATTACCAAAACAAGCTGAGAGCGTATATAGGCAATGACAGGGCGAGCGAGATAATAAGTGAGGCCTTGTATTTGATGAGCTTAGGAACAAATGATTTCCTAGAAAATTACTACACATTTCCGACAAGAAGATCCCAATTCACTGTCAAGCAATACGAGGATTTTCTTGTTAGGCTTGCTGGGAATTTCATAAGTGAACTTTACAGTCTTGGAGCTAGGAAAATATCACTAACTGGAGTTCCTCCAATGGGGTGTCTGCCATTAGAGAGGACAACGAATTTCTTGGGTCATAATGATTGTTTGGAGGAGTACAACAATGTAGCTTTGGAATTCAATGGAAAGTTGGAGGGAATAGCGGCACAGCTGAACAAAGGCCTTCCTGGACTCAAATTGGTGTTTACAAAAAATGTTTATGACATTTTCTATGATATTATTAGAAGGCCTTCTCTATATG GATTTGAGGTGACAGGAGTGGCATGTTGTGCAACAGGAACATTTGAAATGAGTTACCTCTGCAATGAGCATTCGTTTACATGCCCAGATGCCAATCGATATGTATTCTGGGATGCCTTCCATCCTACTGAAAAAACTAACCAAATTATTTCTGATCAGGTTATCCCTACTCTTCTATCTCACTTTCATTAG
- the LOC8265586 gene encoding probable lipid-A-disaccharide synthase, mitochondrial, with protein MTSRALRIWNNLSNNTTALFLKLHRRRYVSVTGRSIMESACRDGELRVFIFAGEVSGDSIGSRLMASLKNLSPTPIRFAGVGGFMMSKEGLKSLFPMEDIAVMGIWELLPHLNKFRERLKETTEAAFSFLPHVVVTVDSKGFSFRLLKQLRARYSQQRLNSPVHFHYVAPSFWAWKGGEERLKNLANFVDHVFCILPNEEAVCRLNGLTATFVGHPVLEDLLEFNLGKQNSAHEWKMERNSEDFRSKHAVPSGATVISLLPGSRLQEVTRMLSIYANTMGQLKSSTHELTAVIHVAPNLHVENYIRDSVRKWPVPSILIPGAIRHMKYDALSASSIALCTSGTVALELQLARLPCVVAYRAHLLTEWIIRYKAKIPYISLPNILMDSAIIPEALFQACTPRNLASLLLELIHDTGLQEKQIVAANKVISLLYPSERNISNLTEQGTESSFVSCTPSMIAAATILRHVKP; from the exons ATGACTTCTAGAGCATTGAGGATTTGGAACAATCTGAGTAATAATACTACTGCGCTCTTCTTGAAGTTACATAGAAGAAGATATGTATCAGTAACAGGCAGAAGTATAATGGAAAGTGCTTGTAGAGATGGTGAGCtaagagtttttatttttgctggCGAGGTTTCAGGTGATTCTATTGGTTCTCGTCTTATGGCTTCCTTGAAGAACCTCTCTCCTACTCCTATTCGCTTTGCTGGTGTTGGAGG GTTTATGATGTCCAAGGAAGGATTGAAATCTCTGTTCCCTATGGAGGATATTGCAGTAATGGGGATATGGGAATTGTTACCACATTTGAATAAATTTAGA GAAAGGTTGAAAGAAACAACAGAGGCTGCCTTCTCGTTTCTGCCTCATGTTGTTGTGACAGTGGACTCCAAGGGATTCTCTTTTCGTCTACTGAAGCAGTTACGAG CTAGATACAGTCAGCAAAGATTGAATAGTCCTGTACACTTCCATTATGTGGCACCGTCATTTTGGGCATGGAAAGGAGGAGAAGAAAGACTCAAAAACCTAGCTAATTTTGTGGATCATGTTTTCTGTATACTTCCTAATGAGGAAGCAGTTTGTAGATTAAATGGATTGACTGCTACGTTTGTGGGCCATCCTGTTTTGGAAGATCTTTTAGAGTTTAATTTG GGAAAGCAAAACTCAGCACATGAATGGAAAATGGAGAGAAATAGTGAAGATTTTCGAAGTAAACATGCAGTTCCTTCAG GAGCTACAGTCATTTCCTTGCTTCCTGGAAGCAGATTACAAGAGGTCACACGGATGCTCTCCATTTATGCAAATACTATGGGGCAGTTAAAAAGTAGTACTCACGAGTTAACTGCAGTTATTCACGTAGCACCAAATCTCCATGTGGAGAATTACATCAGGGACTCTGTTCGCAAGTGGCCTGTACCTTCTATATTGATTCCTGGAGCAATTAGACACATGAAATATGATGCACTTAGT GCCAGTAGCATTGCATTATGTACATCCGGAACCGTGGCTTTGGAGTTGCAGTTGGCACGCTTGCCATGTGTAGTTGCCTATCGTGCCCATCTCCTAACAGAATGGATTATTCGGTATAAAGCAAAGATACCATACATTTCTCTGCCTAATATACTCATGGATTCAGCTATAATCCCTGAAGCCCTTTTTCAAGCATGCACGCCAAGAAATTTAGCCTCATTGCTCTT GGAACTCATACATGACACAGGActtcaagaaaaacaaattgtTGCTGCTAATAAGGTAATCAGCCTTCTGTATCCTTCAGAGAGGAATATAAGTAACTTGACAGAACAGGGCACAGAAAGCAGTTTTGTGAGTTGCACCCCAAGCATGATAGCAGCAGCCACCATATTGCGCCATGTAAAACCATGA
- the LOC107262041 gene encoding mitochondrial pyruvate carrier 4-like — translation MSASKLHKIWNHPAGPKTIHFWAPTFKWGINIANIFDSAKPPEQLSYPQQSALACSAIIWARYSTVVTPKNWNLCSVSVVMAATSIFQLARKLEHDFLSNEKAAAAKK, via the exons ATGTCAGCTTCAAAGCTTCACAAGATTTGGAACCATCCCGCAGGACCCAAAACAA TTCATTTTTGGGCCCCGACTTTTAAATGGGGGATAAATATTGCAAACATATTTGATTCTGCAAAGCCACCAGAACAGCTCTCTTATCCTCAGCAATCAG CTCTTGCTTGCAGTGCAATTATATGGGCAAGATATAGCACTGTGGTGACACCG AAGAATTGGAACCTCTGCAGTGTAAGTGTTGTGATGGCTGCAACTTCCATATTTCAACTGGCTCGTAAATTAGA GCATGATTTCCTATCCAACGAGAAAGCAGCTGCGGCAAAGAAATGA